The Stigmatella ashevillena genomic sequence CACCAGGGCCTGGGCAATCTGGGTGTCCGGCAGCTTCCAGCCGACCGAGAAGTTCTCCATCGAGATGTTTCCACCCGCCGCCACCTTCCCTTCCACATCGGTCCCCGCCGTGTAGTTCCCGGTCAGGAAGAGGTTGTAGTCGCTCAGCCGGACCTCAATGCAGTCCTGTGAAGGGGCGCAGTCATCGATGCCATCTCCATTCGCGTCGCCACAGATGGAGGGATCGAACGGCTTGGGGTCATTGCCCGTAGGCACACCATCTCCGTCGGGATCCGCCTCTGGATCCAGGCCACAAATGCTGCCCGCGGTCGGGCTGACCAGGGTGAACCGGCTGTCCTGCTGAGAATTGGTATAGAAACCAAACCTGCCGATGGGAAAGGTGCCTTGCTGATCAAACTGCAGCACATTGTTGACCCACACCCGGACCCTTGAGACTTCATACTCCATCCGGACCCGATAGACTGCGTGGTCAGCCCACCCCGTTCTGCTGAGCGTGATGCCTCGGGCCTCCTCGGAAATCGCCCCAAAATGTGCCCAGAACGGGTCCACCCCATCTTGCCCAGAAGGAGTCACCACACCCTTGACCCGGCTCATGGCCAGACCCGCTCGCCCGACCTTGCCGCCGGACAGCGTTTGATCCAGCTGCTTCCAATCAAACAGCATGAACTCAGCCTGTGGATTGGTTGTGTCGCCTTGATCGTAGGCGACCACCCACCCGATGAAATCGTCGTCACTGGTGGTTTCGACGGCCAAATCAAAGACGAGCTCCGAGCCAGCCGCTGGCAGGTTCGTCATGTACACGGCCGGACCTGAGTTGACCGACTGGCGCAGCGTCAGACGATCCGGGGACAGGATCCATCTCGGAGCGGGGTCACTGCCCGCAGGCCACCGCTCATGGTACGCCAAGGAAAAATTGGCATCGGTACAAACAAAACCATTCTCCACGGTGCAGACACTGCTACAGCCATCCCCCTCCGTGCTGTTCCCGTCATCGCACTGCTCGTCCGCGGCGCGATTGCCATCTCCGCACGCACCGGCGGCGGCGCTGATGGAACGTGTGGTGGAGCGCAGCGCGTCCCCCTCCTCCACGCCACAGCCCGCACACACCAGCAAGCCAGCAATCGCCAGCGACATCCCCGTCAAGCCGTGATGCATTTCCCCGTTCCTCCCCTCGAAATAAAGACTCCGAGGGAAAGAGACCGTCAGCCAAAGAACTATGCGGAAAATCCTTGGATGGAGGGTTTGGCGGGAAGCCATCCCACGACGAAACCCGTGCCGGGGGGCGCGCGGGGGCACGTGTGCCGAGCGTCCCTGCCGACCGGGTGTGCCATGATGCCCGCCCCACTCGAAGGGAGGCCCTCCCATGACCACGCGCAAGCCCGCCCGCAAGTCAGCACGCAAGCCCATCGTTCTCCCCCCGGGTGGGGGGCGTCCGTATCCGATGGGAAGACTCCGTGCTGTGTTCAAGGCCGACTGCGACGAGACGGCCCGGGCCTACTCCATCTCCGAATGGTGGCTCGAGCCGAACACCACGGGCCCCGGTGCGCACTCGCACCCGGAGGATGATGTGTTCTTCGTCATCGAAGGCACGATGAGCATCCTGATTGGGAAGAAGTGGATCGATGCGCCCCCCGGCTCATTCGTGCTCGTGCCTGGCGGGGTGACCCACGACTTCGAGAACCGGAGCCGACAGCGCGCAGGGATGCTCAACTTCACCCCGGGCGTCTTCGAGCCCGAGATGGAGGGCATCGCCCAGTGGTTCAAGGAGCATCCCGCGGGTGATGTGCGCTGAACGTGGAACAGTGGCAGCCTCCATATCTCCATCACCGAGGCACAGCCGGTGGCACAGCAGGTTGTGCCATGTGTCAGCCTGTGCCAAGGCCGTGGGTGTCCTCGCGAGCACCTGGGGCTTCGCTTCTGCTGGAGTGACGCACGATCTCCGCGCCCTTGAGCACCAAGCCCTTGAGGATGGAAGGCCGTCCAGTGGTGGCCTCTTCGTTGCAATGAGCCCGTGCACACCCTCACCGCCTGCTCGAGGCGGCTCCGAGGGCTCTTACTCCGGACCGGGTGTCCGGCCTGCACAAAGGCTCTTCCTTGAAACTCAATCGCATGCTGTGGCTGGTGGCGTTCACGCTCATCCAGCTCCCATTCGAGGCGCGTGCCGCGTCCCAGAGCGGTGACACGGAATACTGCGCCACGCCCTATCCCTTCTGGTGGCGCTACGACGGGCCGCGCGTGGACGTCGCAGTGAAGGACTGGCTGATTCAGCCCTCGGGCGAGTCCTTCCGCATCTCGTTCACCCTCGTCAATGAGGGCACAGCGACCTTCGAGGGGGGGATGGCCTTCGTGCTCTCGCACGCGGCGGTGGATCCGCGGGGGTACGCGGATCCCTCCTCGCTGGCGCCCCCCTCCAACGCGCGCTCGCTGCTGGGCGCGGAGTCCCTGGTACAGGGCCAGCTGCCCACCCTCCGTCCCGGTGAGCGCGCTGTGCTCACGGCCGAGGCCAGGGCCATTGCCAGGGAGGCCAACCACATCCTCACCCTCAGCTTCTACGACGGAGCTCAGTCGCAGGGCGAACCCGTTCGCGTTCCCTGGTTCTGGGTGCGCCTCCTCTCGCCCCGTGCCACGCCAGGAACGCTGGTGATCCAGGATTCCCGGGTGGAACCCACGGACTCCAGGCGGGAGGGCTACAGCGCCCGCCGCGTCCAGATCGCCATCAAGAACGTGGGGCGCACCGCGGTGGAGGCGGGAACGCCTATCCGCGTGATCCATGGCCACAGCGGCTCGGCGGGTGGGTACTGGGGGCCGGACGACATCATCGACCCGAACGACCCCGGCAACCCGTACGCCAGCTTCTTCCGCGAGGAGGTGTACAGCGCCCGCCTGGAGCGAGCGCTGAACCCAGGAGAGATCCTCGAGCTCGAAAGCAACGTGAGTGTCCCCGAGGGCGCTGTCGGGCTGCAGCAGATGACGGTCGCCGTCGGCAACTGAGCCGCCACGCAGCCACGGCAGGCGCCTGGCGGGGACTCCCCCGCCCTTCTGGTACCTTTACCTCATGTCTGCTGATGATGCGCCCGGTCCTGAAGAGCCGGTCCTTCCAGGGACCGTCTCCGCCGAGAGGCCCGCCTCTCCGCAGGCAGAGACCCCCACGATGCCCGGCGAGGCCGCGAGGGCCCCGTCGGCGCCGACCGCCACATCCGTCACGGCGGCGGGGACTCCGAACGCAGGCTGGGAGCGCTACGAGTTCCTGGGGCTGCTGGGCAGCGGTGGCATGGGCGAGGTCCACAAGGCTCGAGATCGGCGCCTGGGCCGCATCGTCGCGCTCAAGTTCATCCGCGGCTCCGATCCGAATCTGGTCATGCGCTTCCTGCAGGAGGCGCGCGCGCAGGCCCGCATCGATCATCCAAACGTCTGCAAGGTGTACGAGGTTGGCGAAGTGCACGGAAAGGCCTACATCGCCATGCAGTTCGTGGAAGGCCAGCGACTGGACCGGGCGGCCGCCAGCATGTCCCAGCCCAAGAAGCTGCGGGTCATGCAGGAGGTGGCCACCGCCATCCACGAGGCACACCGGCAGGGCGTCATCCACCGGGACCTGAAGCCCACCAACATCCTGGTCGAGCGTGGCGAGAGCGGGCGCTTCTTTCCCGTCGTCATGGACTTCGGCTTGGCGTACGACACCGGCCAGGGGCACGGCCTCACCGTGACGGGCGCGGTGATGGGCACGCCCTCGTACATGGCGCCGGAGCAGGCTCGCGGCGAGCTGAGCAGCATCGACCGCCGCTCGGACGTGTACAGCCTGGGCGCCACGCTCTACGAGTTGCTGGCCGGCGTGGCGCCCTTCACCGACGCCACCGTGGTGGGCACGCTGGCCAAGGTGCTGCACGAGGAGCCTCCGTCCCTGCACTCGCACGTGCCGGCGATTGAGCGTGACCTGGAGATCATCGTCCTCAAGTGCCTGAGCAAGGAGCCCTCGCAGCGCTACCCCTCCGCTCGCGCGCTGGCGGAGGATCTCGCGCGTTTCCTGGATGGCGAGCCCATCATCGGACGCCGCCCGAGCCTTCCGTACAGGCTGCGAAGGCTGGCGCGAAAGCACCGCGCCCTGGTGGGCGTCTCCGCGCTGTCCCTAACGGCCATCCTGGCACTGGCCACCTTCGGCGTGCGGACGTGGCTGCAGGTCCGGTGGACGCAGCAGCAGTCCGAGGAGCGTGCGCGGCTGGCCGAGCAGCTCGGCCAAGAGGTCAAGGAGATCGAATGGTTCCTGCGCTTGGCCTACGCACTGCCACTGCATGACACGGGTCGTGAGCAGCAGCTCGTGCGTGAGCGCATGAAGCGCATCGCGGAACGACGAACGGGCCTGGGCGCCTCGGGCGAGGGGCTCGTCTCCTATGCCCTGGGCCGGGGCTCCCTGGCGCTGCGCGAATTCGACAAGGCCCACGAGCAGCTGCTCCGCGCCCGGCAGCTGGGGATCGACTCGCCGGAGCTGCACTACGCGCTGGGCCGGGTGCTCGGTGAGCGGTACTACCAAGCGATGGAGGAAGCCCAGCGCAGCGGCAACAAGGAATGGGTGGCCGCGCGACAGCGGGCACTCGAGCAGCAGTACCTCGAGCCCGCGCTCCAGTCGCTCGAGCGCAGCCAAGGCGTCGAGCTGGAGTCGCCCCGTTACCTGGAAGGGCTCATCGCCTTCTACCGCCGACAGTATGACGTGGCGGCGCGGGCCGCGGGGCAGGCCGTCTCGGAGACGCCCTGGCTGCACGAGGCCTGGAAACTCGCGGGGGACGTGGCGCGGGCCCAGGCCATGGAACAATTCGATCGCAGCTACGACGTGGCGAGCTCCGGGCTCCAGGAGGCTGCGAGGCTGTACGGGCAGGCCATCCAGCAGGGGGGCAGTGACGCGCTGAGCTTCGAGGCGCTGGCGGAGGTGTGGATGGGCCAGTCAGATCTCGACGAGAAGCAGGGCAAGCCGCAGGCGCAGGCCCTGGAGCGGGCCCTGGCCGCGAGCGAGAAGAGCATCCAGGCCTCGCTGCGGCGCTCGGGGGGTTACACCCAGAAGGCCTATGTGCTGATGCGCCGGTACCGGATGACCTTCTCCCCGGGCCAGAGCCAGGACAAGCGAGCCATTCTCGAGGAGTGGATCGCCACGGGCCGACGGGCAGTGGAACTCAATCCCCAGGACGTGTCCGCCCATGACGCGCTGGGAATCGGGTACCTCAAGCGCGGGGAGTATCAGGCGAGGAATGGCGAGGATCCCAGCGCCTCATGGAGCGAGGGCGCCACCCTGCTGTCCCGGGCGCTCGAGTTCCAGCCCAACCACCCGTGGGCGCTCAATGATCTGGGTCTGCTCCACCAGACTCGAGGCAAGTACCAGGCGGGACACGGCCAGGATCCGCGCGCCGCATACCGGGAGGCCATCCGCTGCTTCGAGCAGGCGGCCCAGGCCGATCCGAAATACCTCTATCCGCTCGCCAACCAGACCAGTGCGTACGGCGAGTTGGCGGACTACGCCTTCTCGCGAGGGCTCAGCCCTGAGGAGGATGTCCGCAAGGCGCTCGAGGCCGCGGAGCGTGGTCTCTCATTGGATCCCCAGTACTACTGGACGATGAATGAAGCCGCCGCCGCGGAGCAGATCCACGCCAGCTACCTCATCGCGGTGGGGCAGGACCCCCGTCCCGCGCTCGAGCGGGCGCGCCAGTACCTCGATCGATCCTCGCTCATCAACCCGTCCTACGCGTGGACGCATGTCGCCCAGGCAAGAAACTTCTCCCTGGAGGCGGTCCAAGCACTTCAGGAGGGGCGCGATCCGGGCGCCGTGCTCGCACAGGGGCGGCAAGCCGTGGAGCGCGCCATCGGGTATGCCGCAGGGTGTGCGGGTTGCCGGATCGAGCGAGCGCGGGTGGAACTCGCGGTGGCGGAGTGGGAGCAGCGCCGAGGCAGATCCAGCGCGGCCTCCCTGCATCAGGCCCTCATCGAGGCTCGGCGCGCCGTGGAGCTATACCCCTACGTCGGGGCCCACCAGGAGCTGGCCAACGCCTACTGGCGCCTGGCGGAGACCGAGGCCGCAGATCGGGCGCTCGCCGACGTGGACAAAGGGCTGAAGCAGGTGGAGCTGGCGCTGCGGCTCGACCCGGAACGGGCCCACGCCCATGCCATTCGGGGAGGACTGCTGCGGGTACGGGGTCGGAGGGCGCGGCACACCAAGGAGCGGCGAGAGTCCTTCGTTCAGGCCCGGGCGGCTTTCGCCCGGGCGCTCGAGCTCAATCCCCTGTTGCGCAGGGAGTATGAGCCCGTCCTGCGAGACGTGGACGCACGGCTTGCGCAGGAGATCCGCTAGAGCGGGCGCCCGGTGGCAAGGAAGGCGGGCTCCGCGAGCAGCGCCGGCAACCCTCCCCGGGGGGCGGCGGCGTGGAGCTGTTCGCTGCACTCCGGCAAGGGGTTGACGGCGGGCAAGGCAGGAAGCCCAGAAGAACCGGGGCCTGGGACACGCCGGAACGCGGGGCTGAGGCAGATGGCGCCGTCGGGGCTCCAGACGGCCTCCACCCCTGGCATGAGCTCGCTCATGATCCCAGCCTTGTCCTGCAAGGCGATCGGTGTGCCCTTCACCGTATAGCTGTGGAAGTCACCGGACTGGACGAAGTAGGCGGCGCGCTTCGCCTGCAGGCAGGACCCGTAGAGAGAGTCGGCCAGTGGCTGCTCATGCGGGTTGGCCTCCCAGGGCCTGTAGCCCCAGACCATGCAGGTGGCGATGGCCCCGGTGCGGCAGCCCAGGGTGACCTGCTCGGCGTTCACCATGACACGGGCACTCACCCCATCGACGCTCCTCTGGGGGAGGAAGGCCGCGGTCCCGACACCGTCCGCGCACGAGGGCGTCCAGGTGTCCTTGTCGTCCACGTTGTACTCGGCCGCGTACAGAGCGATGCCTCGGTCCGCGCCGTTGCCGCGGAACCTCATCCGGAACCGAGGCGCTTCCTTGGGGAACTCGAAGACCAGTGCCTCCACATCGAGCCCGTCCAGCACCTGCTCGGTGGCACCGTCCCGGATCGAGACGATGAGCCCTTCGGAGCGGGCGTCGATGCGGAGCAACTCCACCCGCATCTTCCTCCACCGAACCCCTACCCTGTACTGGGCATGGTCCGCTGGCTCTGGGAAGAACTCATTCTCCCTAAAGGTCCGCCCTCTCAGCGCGACACCCTCCCTGGGGATGTTGGTGAAGGTCTCCGGGCAGAAGAGGACCTTTCCCCAAGGGTCGGGGATGCAGTAGGCGGCCTCCTGGGAGATGTAGATCCCCTTGCCGTTGGTGGGGCCGCCGGGACAATCGGGCGGGGTGCAGTGGGTCGGGGGCTCCAGGGCGGCCTCCTGGGTGGCCAGGGCTTCAGGCACGGAGATCTCGCCGCAAGCCGCAGCCAGCGTGCCCGCCATCAAGAGGAGCAGGGCCGCCGTCATCTTCCGGCTCGGCGCGCCATAGCGATTGTCAGTCGTTGTGTCCATGTGTGTTCCTGAGCGTGAGGAGTCCGAGTGGGTTCAGTGAGGGCACAGAACGCTCTGGCCAATCAACTGCCAATTCAGGAAGCATGCCGAGGCGAAAACCCGGCCTCGCGCCTGTGAGGACGGTGCTTTGCCCGAGCGGAGCCCTCGCTGGAGGCTGACGTGGCACAGCAAGGTGGCACAGCGGGCTGTGCCATGTGCCAAGGCTGTGGCACGTGCCACCGCAGGAGCTTGTCGCGAGGCACCCGGTTCGATCTCTAGAATGAGGCCATGGGAGAGGACAGGTCCACCCTGCGGCCCAGTGGGGTCGCCGGGGGCGGCAGCGGCATCGAGGGAGCACCGGTTCCAGGGCTGCTGCGGCTGTACTCCGGAGAGGTGGCCATGGCGCAGGCGTTGCCTCTGGACGCCGGAGCGCTGGAATTGGGGCGCGGGACGGTGCCGGGCGAGCCGCAGGATCCGCGGATGTCGCGCCGCCATGCCCGTGTCCAGCATGATGGGCGGCGCTTCCTCGTCACGGATCTGGGCAGCCAGAACGGCACCGTCGTGGATGGAGAGCCGGTGCCCACGGGGGGGCCTCGCGAGGCGCAGCGCGTCATCCGCATGGGGGACTCGCTGTTCGTGCCCTGCGCAGACGTCCATCCCCTGCAGCAGTCCGGTGTGGCGCTCGTGGATGGCTTCGTGCGAGGGCCCGCGCTCCAAGGGTTGCTCGCGGAGGTGGCGCGCGCGGCCCGGCACGGGTTCTCCCTGCACATCCATGGAGAGAGCGGCACCGGCAAGGAAGGCGTGGCGCGGGCGTTCCACCAGCAGGGCCCTCGGAGCGCGGGACCCTTTGTCGCGGTGAACTGCGCGGCCATTCCCCAGGGCATCGCCGAGAGGTTGCTGTTCGGCTCGCGGCGCGGCGCGTACTCCGGGGCCGAGGAGGCGGAGGGCTACCTCCAGGCCGCTCATGGCGGCACGTTGTTCCTCGACGAGGTGGTGGAGCTCGAACTGCCGGTCCAGGCCAAGCTGCTGCGAGCGTTGGAGACGCGGGAGGTGATCCCCCTGGGCGGAGCGAAGGCGAAGCAGGTGGACATCCTGATCTGCTCGGCGAGCAATAAGGATCTGCGCGCGCTGGTGGCCGGGGGGAAACTGCGGGAGGACCTGTACTTCCGTATCGGTCGTCCGCAGGTGGCGCTGCCACCGCTGCGCCAGCGTCCCGAGGAGCTCCCGCTGCTGCTCCAGCAAGCCGTGCGGCAGCTCGCGCCAGGACTGGGGCTGCACCCGACGCTGGTCGAGGCGTGTCTGCTCAGGCCCTGGCCCGGCAACATCCGAGAGCTCCTGGTCGAGGCACGCAGCGCGGCCCAGACGGCCCTCATGCAGGGCGCGCAGCGTGTCGAGGCACGCCACTTGAGCCCGAGCGCGGGCATGGCCTTCGGGCCCGCCTCGCCTCCCGTGGCGATGCCCGAGCCGCGGCCGGTGCCGTCCGAGGAGCCGTCCCGGGTCAGGCCCTCAGACGGCGACGAGCGTGCTCGGCTCGAGGAGGCATTGCGACAACACGGGGGCAACGTGGCCGCGACGGCCCGCGCCCTGGGGATGCACCGCACCCAATTGCGACGCCTGCTGGAGCGCCATGCGATCTCCGCTCCCCGGAAGGCCGAGCACGACGAGGACTGAGCGCGCTCCCCGCTTCCTCCGGCTGGCACGCTTCATGGAAGGGCTCTCCGAGAAGCTCGAGACAGGAGAGTCATCATGAAGCGCATTCCCGGATTCGTTGCGGCCCTGGCGTTGCTGGCTCCGACCCTTGCCCTCGCTGAGGACATCAGCGGGAACTGGCGGGGTTGGAGTTGCGGCGTCCACGACACGTACAGCTGCCCGGAAACGGTGGGCTACTTCGACAACCTGAGCACCCTCCACTTCGCGGCCAATCCCAAGACAGGGACGAACACCGCCACGTGGGACTACCGGCCGATCAGCAGCTACTACTGCACGAGTACGCTCACCTATGTCAGCGACTTTGGCGGCGCCGTGGCCGGTGCGTACCACTACTGGACCTTCACCGATGTCCCCCAGACGGGAGGGTGCCTCCCAGGGACGGTCGTCGTGGTGGTGAAGGCGGGATCGACGGATCCCATGCAGGTCTTCTGGTACGCGGACGATCCCACCGCCAGCGACACGAACACGTTCGGCTACATGACGCCTCTCTCTCGTTCCCTGTAGCCCCGGGGCGAAGGCCCCACCAGCGCCCAGCACGCACCGTGGGTGCCCTGGGTCCGGGCGAGGGACTCGGCGACGCGGCCATACGCACGGCTCACCGCCACCGGCTCCGAGGCCAGCGTTCCACCCAGGGCCTCCCAGTTGGACCAGTTGAGGCCGTTGTAAGAGCGGCGATATGTAGCGCAGTTCCCGGTAGGCCCTCACCGGAGCCCCTTCACGAGTCTTCTATCACGAAGGTGGGCTGCTACCCGCAGGGTCCACCGACATCAAGGCTCCTGGTACTGGCGGTTCCTGTATCCGAGGCGCACGGCTTCGATTTGGCCGTGGAGCAGCGGATCCTGGTAGACGCAGGCGGTTTTGGGATTACCACAAGCCACAGGCACCATTCGAGCGCGGATCTTCTCAATCAGCTGGTCGTTCATCGCATCGTTCCCGAAGCTTGAGTAACGCAGGTGGATGAAGCGCGACAGCGCCAGCGGAGCAATCCAGGAGGTGGCCGTGGAGGTGATCGGGTAGATGTCCGTCCCAAAGCCGTCCACCTGCAGCAGAGGCGTCTGGTTGTACGGAAAGGGACGCTGGGCGAGGACCCCGCTGTTCAGGTAGAGATCCACATTCTGCCTCTGGGGCCATCCAACGAGAGCGCTGTAGTTGCCTCTCCCTTGCTCATCAAGTCCTGAGGTGAGGGTGGTGAAGTAGCCGGCAAGAACGCGATTCGGATACTCCTGCGATGGGTAGTCGTAAGGGAAATCTTGCGCATTCGAAGCATTGATCGCGGATTGAGCGGCGAAGACCCCCGGCGTTTTGGCCAGGGCTTTGACGATGGGCTTGTAGGCCGCAAGCTTCCCTCGCAGGATGCTGTCGCTGGGGAGGTTGCCCACACAGAGCCGCCTCCAACTGTCCCGGATTGTCTCGAGGGTCTCGCCAAAGCTCACGTTCACGAAGCGGACGTTGTGCTCGGTCATGATCCGAACCAGCTCACTGGCCACGTGCTCCGATTTCTGGAGCAGGGCCGGGTGGCTTTCGCCGGTGGAATCGCAAAACTCCTCAGAAGCGATTCCCGCAAGGGTGGGCCGATCGAGTATCACGACAGGCTGGCGTGGGTTGGCCTCGATGAGCAGCGAGAAGATGATGCTCCCATGTCCGAAGTTCTGGTCGTTCAGGTAGCCAAAGACCTCGCTCAGGGGGCCGCTCAGCCGCCGAAGGGACTCTGCGGGAATGAGATCAGGGGTGGCAAACCGGGTGAGCACGGTGAAAAATGCTGCGGGGGTGTTCCAGTCGAACTGGACCGGCTGGATGTCCCCCCCTGCCTGTGCCCGGAAGAACCCTTTGAGCCGG encodes the following:
- a CDS encoding choice-of-anchor A family protein — translated: MHHGLTGMSLAIAGLLVCAGCGVEEGDALRSTTRSISAAAGACGDGNRAADEQCDDGNSTEGDGCSSVCTVENGFVCTDANFSLAYHERWPAGSDPAPRWILSPDRLTLRQSVNSGPAVYMTNLPAAGSELVFDLAVETTSDDDFIGWVVAYDQGDTTNPQAEFMLFDWKQLDQTLSGGKVGRAGLAMSRVKGVVTPSGQDGVDPFWAHFGAISEEARGITLSRTGWADHAVYRVRMEYEVSRVRVWVNNVLQFDQQGTFPIGRFGFYTNSQQDSRFTLVSPTAGSICGLDPEADPDGDGVPTGNDPKPFDPSICGDANGDGIDDCAPSQDCIEVRLSDYNLFLTGNYTAGTDVEGKVAAGGNISMENFSVGWKLPDTQIAQALVAGGNLSLSNGGVWGDAWYGGSYSGAGVTFVRGSASQGTPIDFAARGSELRNLSLRLAALEVSGSTVLESWGGVMLRGTASGVNVFEVPASAFASAKALFIEAPAGSLAVINIRGDSASFKGFGHSFSGGIDQHGVLYNFVDAASITAEGYGFWGTVLAPLAHVTFSHGSFDGGLYARSLTGNAEGHLNALTDRDICP
- a CDS encoding cupin domain-containing protein, translating into MTTRKPARKSARKPIVLPPGGGRPYPMGRLRAVFKADCDETARAYSISEWWLEPNTTGPGAHSHPEDDVFFVIEGTMSILIGKKWIDAPPGSFVLVPGGVTHDFENRSRQRAGMLNFTPGVFEPEMEGIAQWFKEHPAGDVR
- a CDS encoding serine/threonine-protein kinase, producing MSADDAPGPEEPVLPGTVSAERPASPQAETPTMPGEAARAPSAPTATSVTAAGTPNAGWERYEFLGLLGSGGMGEVHKARDRRLGRIVALKFIRGSDPNLVMRFLQEARAQARIDHPNVCKVYEVGEVHGKAYIAMQFVEGQRLDRAAASMSQPKKLRVMQEVATAIHEAHRQGVIHRDLKPTNILVERGESGRFFPVVMDFGLAYDTGQGHGLTVTGAVMGTPSYMAPEQARGELSSIDRRSDVYSLGATLYELLAGVAPFTDATVVGTLAKVLHEEPPSLHSHVPAIERDLEIIVLKCLSKEPSQRYPSARALAEDLARFLDGEPIIGRRPSLPYRLRRLARKHRALVGVSALSLTAILALATFGVRTWLQVRWTQQQSEERARLAEQLGQEVKEIEWFLRLAYALPLHDTGREQQLVRERMKRIAERRTGLGASGEGLVSYALGRGSLALREFDKAHEQLLRARQLGIDSPELHYALGRVLGERYYQAMEEAQRSGNKEWVAARQRALEQQYLEPALQSLERSQGVELESPRYLEGLIAFYRRQYDVAARAAGQAVSETPWLHEAWKLAGDVARAQAMEQFDRSYDVASSGLQEAARLYGQAIQQGGSDALSFEALAEVWMGQSDLDEKQGKPQAQALERALAASEKSIQASLRRSGGYTQKAYVLMRRYRMTFSPGQSQDKRAILEEWIATGRRAVELNPQDVSAHDALGIGYLKRGEYQARNGEDPSASWSEGATLLSRALEFQPNHPWALNDLGLLHQTRGKYQAGHGQDPRAAYREAIRCFEQAAQADPKYLYPLANQTSAYGELADYAFSRGLSPEEDVRKALEAAERGLSLDPQYYWTMNEAAAAEQIHASYLIAVGQDPRPALERARQYLDRSSLINPSYAWTHVAQARNFSLEAVQALQEGRDPGAVLAQGRQAVERAIGYAAGCAGCRIERARVELAVAEWEQRRGRSSAASLHQALIEARRAVELYPYVGAHQELANAYWRLAETEAADRALADVDKGLKQVELALRLDPERAHAHAIRGGLLRVRGRRARHTKERRESFVQARAAFARALELNPLLRREYEPVLRDVDARLAQEIR
- a CDS encoding ADYC domain-containing protein; this translates as MDTTTDNRYGAPSRKMTAALLLLMAGTLAAACGEISVPEALATQEAALEPPTHCTPPDCPGGPTNGKGIYISQEAAYCIPDPWGKVLFCPETFTNIPREGVALRGRTFRENEFFPEPADHAQYRVGVRWRKMRVELLRIDARSEGLIVSIRDGATEQVLDGLDVEALVFEFPKEAPRFRMRFRGNGADRGIALYAAEYNVDDKDTWTPSCADGVGTAAFLPQRSVDGVSARVMVNAEQVTLGCRTGAIATCMVWGYRPWEANPHEQPLADSLYGSCLQAKRAAYFVQSGDFHSYTVKGTPIALQDKAGIMSELMPGVEAVWSPDGAICLSPAFRRVPGPGSSGLPALPAVNPLPECSEQLHAAAPRGGLPALLAEPAFLATGRPL
- a CDS encoding sigma 54-interacting transcriptional regulator — its product is MGEDRSTLRPSGVAGGGSGIEGAPVPGLLRLYSGEVAMAQALPLDAGALELGRGTVPGEPQDPRMSRRHARVQHDGRRFLVTDLGSQNGTVVDGEPVPTGGPREAQRVIRMGDSLFVPCADVHPLQQSGVALVDGFVRGPALQGLLAEVARAARHGFSLHIHGESGTGKEGVARAFHQQGPRSAGPFVAVNCAAIPQGIAERLLFGSRRGAYSGAEEAEGYLQAAHGGTLFLDEVVELELPVQAKLLRALETREVIPLGGAKAKQVDILICSASNKDLRALVAGGKLREDLYFRIGRPQVALPPLRQRPEELPLLLQQAVRQLAPGLGLHPTLVEACLLRPWPGNIRELLVEARSAAQTALMQGAQRVEARHLSPSAGMAFGPASPPVAMPEPRPVPSEEPSRVRPSDGDERARLEEALRQHGGNVAATARALGMHRTQLRRLLERHAISAPRKAEHDED